The following is a genomic window from Armatimonadota bacterium.
CTGCTGGCTGCCGTCTTGCTCTTCGACGAAGCTGTCCACGAGGTCCGCGAAGTAGCTCGCGTACGACAGTCGGGTCAGGTCCTCGCGCAGCCCGTAGAACGGCTCGCGCACCTGGCACTGGGTGACGATGTCGAGATTGGCGCCGGCGGCGAGCTGCAAGTTGGAGCAGCAGAAAAGCTGGGCTCCCGCGGCAAGCTTGCTGCGCGGGCGGCGCGCGCCCTTGGCCACCGCGACGACTTTGCCGCGCTCCCGGGTCAGCAAGGCGAGGATGCGGTCGGTTTCGCCGAGGTCGCGCTGGCGCAGGACGAGGGCGGATACGCGATACAGGCGAGGGCGAGGCATGGCCGGACACGGCCCGCCGCGGCGCGAGCCTACTCCTTTCCCAGGGCCTCCTCCGCGATGGGTTCTTCCACTTTGTCATAGCCCCCGAGGATGGCCACGCCCGAGCTGGTCCCGATGCGGTCGGCGCCAGCGTTGATGAACTCGAGGGTCTGCTTGTACGTGCGAATGCCGCCGGCCGCCTTGATGCCGATGTCACGGCCCACCGCCTGGCGCAGGAAGCGGATGTCCTCGACGCTGGCGCCGCGGGGACCGAAGCCCGTCGAAGTCTTGACGAAATGAGCCCGCACTTCCTGGACGATGCGGCACACCTTTTCCTGTTCTTCGCGAGTCGTGAGGCCGGTCTCGAGGATCACCTTCACCAGCACCTCTTCACCGTTCGCGGTGAGCCGTGTCATCTCCGCGGCGGTTACGACCTCTTCGATGTCGCGCCGGACGGAATCGAGGTTGCCCGACTTGAGCGCCCCGATGTTGACCACCATGTCCAATTCGCTGGCGTACGTCGTGATCGCATGCTTCGCCTCGAACACCTTACACGCCGTGGTTGTCGCGCCGAAGGGAAACCCGACCACCGTGCCCAGCTTCACGTCGGAGTCGCGCAGGCATCGCGCGGCCACCGTCAGCCAGCACGGGTACACCATCACGGTTGCGAAGTGCTCTCGACGGCTCTCTTCGCAGAATGCGACGATCTCCTCCTCAGTCGCCTCCGGACGCAGGAGAGAGTGGTCTATCATCTTCGCGAGAGCAACTCTTGAAAACATACGGCCTCCCGTACCCCGAACCCAAGGGCGCTGACGCGCCCCGCGCATTGACGCAACCTAACTTGTTGTATCCCGATTCACCGGGCTTGTCAAGACAGCCCGTGGCGCCGCGCGGATGTCTCCGGCGCGGCAACTCACGCAGCGCCACTCCCCGCGCCGTATCGTGGCGACTCCTCGTCGCAGCGGTCCGCGAGTCGCCGTCGCGCGCCCGCGTCGTGCGACCGGTCAGCCCTGCACCGCGCCCACACCGCGAGTCAGCAGGTACGCGGCGGCTGCGAAGTACACCACCAGCGCGGCGACGTCCGCCGTTGCGCGCGCGAACCACGCCGCCGCCGTCCCTTGGCCGCCCAGTCTCGCCCACACCAGCGGCGCGAGCCAGCCGACCATAGAAGCCGCGGCGGTCGCCAGCGCCGTTGCGATCCCGATCGCCCACGCCACCGCGAGCGGCCCGCCCCAGATCGCCGCGGCAGCGAGCGCGCACGCACCCGCGATGGCGCTCAGCACCACGGCTACCTTCATCTCCCGGCTCACGCTGCGCCATGGCTCCGCCGGATCCGCCACCAGCGGGAGCGTCGCGCGCGCGACGCTGCTCGTGGCCTGACTCGACGTCGCGCCCGTGACCAATAGCAGCAGCGGAACCAGCAGCGCCACGATGAGTTGCGGTGCGAGCACCTCGTCGTACATGCGCACCAACGCCGCGCCCACGAGTCCCGCGGCAAGCCCCGCAGCCAACGACGGCGTGCGCGAAAGCAGCGCCTTGAGCGGCGCCTCCCGCAACGATTTCCCGCCGCCAACCTCTGCCCCCCACATCTGATGCACGTCTTCTTCGGCTTCTTCCTCCATGACCTCGGCGACGTCGTCCACGGTGATCATTCCCACCATGCGGCCGTCGGCCGCGAGCACCGGCACTGCCAGCAAATCGTAGCGCGCCACGACGCGCGCCGCCTCCTCCTGATCCACCTCCGGGCTGACCCATATCAGGTCGCGGCGCATCATCTCCGACACCGGTTGCTGCGGCTCCGCGGTGAGCAGCTCTCGCAGCGACGTCACCCCGCGCAGATGCCCCTCAGCGTCCACCACGTACACGTAGTACGCGAACTCGGCCTTGGGTATCAGCTCGCGCAGCCGCTCGGTTACCTCGCCGACCGTCAGGTCCTCAGGCACGGCCACGAACTCCGACGCCATCTGCCCGCCGGCCGACGTTTCGTCGTACTGCAGCAGTTCCCTGGCGCGCGCGGCGTCGTCCGCCTCCATCGCGCTCAGCAACTCCTCCGCCCGTTCTTCCGGCAGATCCGCCAGGAGATCCGCCGCCTCGTCGGAGGGCATCTCCTCGACGATGTCGGACGCGCGTTCGGTGGTCAGGGCAGATACCAGCTCGGAGGCGACTTCGTCATCCGCCTCGTCGAGCACCTCGCCCGCGCGCTCGTCACTGAGCAGCGCGAACGCGGTCTGCCGCATCTCCTCGGGAAGATCCTCCAGGGTTGCCGCCGCGTCAACGGGATGACTGACGGCGAGCAATTGCGCGGCCTCCGCAGTACGCCCGGCGCTCAGCAGCTCGGCGAGCTGCTGCGTTAGGGTTTCGCCTTTGTCGCCTTCCGCCATTCGATCCACTCCGACAGACACGGGGCGCGGCGCCTTGACATATCAGCGCCGAAAGCCAGGTCATATCATAAGCCGTGCGCGGCGCCAACGCAAGACCTGCGGCGGACACCGCGGGGCCGCGCATCTCGCGCTGCGCGCGAGTTGTCCTGCGTCCTGCGAATGTAGTATAATCGCGGGGCCGGCGACGACAGCCGGCTTTCCTGGCCTGATCTATTCACACGACGCCTGAGGAGCGCGCTTGGCGGCGCCGCGCGCCGCCGACTGTTCCCGCGGCGAGACATCCGAAACGGCACGTGAATCAGCCATGATCCGAGTCGGCATAGCGGGAGCCACGGGATACGGTGGCGTCGAACTGGTGCGGCTGCTCAAGCAGCACCCGCAGGTCGAACTCGCCTACCTGACCTCCGAGACCTACTCTGGCAAGCGGATGGACGAAGTGTATCCGCATCTGCACGGCGTTACAGTCGAACTCCACGGCCTTGATCCCGACCGATTGGCCCATGAATCCGAGGTCGCTTTTCTCGCGCTGCCCTCCGGGCAGGCGATGGAGCTCGTCCCGCCGCTGCTGGCGAAGGGCAAGCGCGTCATTGACCTCAGCGCGGATCATCGGCTGCGCGACGCCGCCGCCTACCCGCGCTGGTATGGCGTAGAGCACCCGCATCCCGAGCTTCTGGTTGAGGCGGTATACGGGCTGCCGGAACTCCACCGCGCGGCGATGCGGGAAGCGCGGCTGGTGGCTGCGCCCGGATGCTATCCGAGCGGCGCGATACTGGCGATGGCACCGCTCGTGTCCGCGGGCCTCGTCAATGCGGACAAGCTCATCGTTGACTCCAAGTCGGGGGTCTCCGGCGCGGGCCGGACCGCGCTCGAACTCGCCTATCACTACCCCGAGGCAAATGAGGACGTTTCGGCCTACAAGGTGGCGAGCCACCGGCACACGCCCGAAATGGAGCAGGAGCTGTCGGCGATCGCCGGGTCGCCCGTGACCGTGACCTTCTCGCCGCACCTCGTGCCGATGACCCGCGGGATCGCCACCGCCGCATACGCGCCGCTGTGCCGCCCGGCCGCGGCCGGGGAACTGATCGAGGAAATGCGGCGGTTCTACGCGCGCGAGCCGTTCATCCAGGTGCTCGACGAGAAGACCTACCCGCATACGAAACACACCGCGGGGTGGAACCTGTGCCAGGTCACCGCGCGGGTGGATGAACGCACGGGCATCGCGATCACCCTGTCCGCTCTCGACAATCTGGGCAAGGGGCTGTCGGGCGCCTGCGTCCAGTGCTTCAACATCATGTGCGGTTTCGAGGAAGCCACGGCGATCTCGGAGCCGGGGCCGTATCCCTAACTCGGATCAGCCGCAGACAAACGCCGCTGAACGCGGAGGGGCATAAGACAGCCCAAGCTATGAGGCAGGAGCTTGCTGCCTGCCCGGATCACCGAGCTTGCCGTTTATCCGGGGCATTCTATTGCCGGGAGACGCACGTGGCAACTGAAGATAACGAGGATATCGAGCCAGGCGGCGTGAGCCCGCTGCTCTGGCACGCGCTCGACGGCGAAGGCGTCACCGCCGCCGAAGGCTTCAGCGCCGCCAGCGTAGCGTGCGGCCTCAAGGAGTCCGAGGCACATGACCTCGCGGTCGTCTTCAGCGATCGCGAAGCTGCCGCCGCAGGCGTCTTCACGTCGAACCAGGTCAAGGCGGCGCCGGTGCTCCTGAGCCAGGCGCGGGTCGCTTCCGGCCGCGCGCAGGCCGTGGTCATCAACAGCGGCAATGCGAACGCGTGCACCGGCGAGCAAGGCCGCCTCGACGCCGAGGAGATGGCCGCCCTTGCCGCGGAGAAACTTGGTGTTGACGCCGATCTTGTCCTGGTCGCCTCGACCGGACACATCGGTCACCCGCTGCCGATGGACGCCTTGCGGAGCGGCATCCCTGCCGCCTGCGCCGCCCTCAGCCCGTCGGGTGGTCCGCAGGCCGCGCGCGCGATCATCACGACCGACACGCGACCGAAGGAAATGGCGCTGGAGATGGAACTCGCCGGGGCTAGAGTGCGCCTGGGCGGCATGGCCAAGGGCGCGGGCATGATCTGCCCGGCGATGGCCACGATGATCTGCGTCATCACCACGGACGCGGGGATCGAGGCGCGGAACCTCGACCTCGCCCTGCGTTGGGCGGTCGACCGCTCCTTCAACTGCATCACCGTGGACGGGGACATGAGCACCAACGACACTGTGCTCGTGCTCGCCAACGGCGCCTCCGGGGCGCAGGTGCTCAAGGAGGAAGATCGCCGCAAGTTTCAGCGCGCTCTCGACTTCATAACCGCCCGGCTGGCGCGTGCGATCGTCGCCGATGGCGAGGGCGCCACGAAGACGATCCAGGTGCATGTTTCGGGGACCAAGGAATACGAGCAGGCGCGGCGCGTCGCCATGGCCATCGCCAACTCGCCGCTGGTCAAGACTGCGCTCTATGGGGGAGACCCGAATTGGGGGCGGATCATGGGCGCCGCGGGCGCGGCGGGCGTGGAGTTCGATCCGGGCGCGGCGGATCTGTCGTTGGCCGGGATTCCGGTCGTCGGCGCCGGCGCGCCGCTGCCCTTCGACGAGAAAGGCGCGGCGCAGGCGGTGAGCGAGCGCGAGATCACGATCCATCTCGACCTTCACGCCGGCCCGCAGTCGGCGACGGTGTACACCTGCGATCTAAGCGAGGAATACGTCCGCATCAACGCCCATTACACGACGTGAGCGCGAGCCATGACTGAAGACCTACAGCAGCGAGCGAACACACTCATCGAGGCGCTGCCGTACCTGCGCGAGTACTGGGGCGCGACGATGGTCATCAAGTACGGCGGCGCGGCCATGGTCGAGCCGCAGTTGCAGGCGATGGTGCTTCAGGACGTCGTGCTCCTGCGCTACGTCGGCATGAATCCGGTGCTGGTGCACGGCGGCGGGCCTGAGATCAGCGACATGATGCGCCGCCTCGGCAAGGAGCCGGTCTTCGTGCGCGGCCTGCGCGTCACCGACGCCGAGACTATGGACATCGTCGAGATGGCGCTCATGGGCCGCATCAACCAGGATCTCGTCGCCGCGGTCCACGCCGCCGGCGGCAAGGCGGTCGGCTTCTCAGGCAAACACGGCGGCATGCTCACGGTCACCAAGCAGGCCGGCGAAGTGGACCTCGGTTTCGTCGGAGCCATTGAGCGAGTTGATCCGACGCTGATTCGCACCATCAGCGAGCAGGGCTACATACCCGTCATCGCCCCCATCGGTCTCGGCGAGGACGGGCAGACCTACAACATCAACGCCGACGTGGCGGCGGGCAGCATCGCCGGCGCGCTGCAGGCGACGAAGCTCATCGTCCTCAGCGACGTGCCGGGCATCCTCGCCGACGCGCAAGATGTGAGTACGCTCGTGTCGTCCCTAACCACCGAGCAGGCGCGGCAGATGATCGCGGAGCGCAAAGTCGAGTCGGGCATGATCCCGAAGGTCGAAGCCTGTCTCGACGCGCTGGCGCAGGGCGTGCCGCGTTGCCACATCATAGACGGCCGCGCGCCGCACGCGCTGCTTATGGAGATCTTCACCGACGTGGGCATCGGCACCATGGTGCTGCCGTAGCGCTGCGCGGGCGCAATCGCGCGCTGCACTCCGGGGTGATGACTCGTGCCCATCTACGAATACTCATGCGATGAGTGTCGGCGCCGGTTCTCGGCGTTGGTCGGCGTCGTCGCCGGCGACAAGGGCGTTGAGTGCCCGCGCTGCGGCGGCAACAAACTGACCAAGCTCGTGTCGCGCTTCTCCTCGTTCCGCGAGGACACGGATCTCGACGATCTGGCTGACCTTGACGACGCGGATGACGACCCCCGCGCGCTGCGGCGCTGGGCGCGCAAGATGGGCCGCGAGTTCGGCGACGACCTCGGCGACGATTTCGAGGACGAGGTCGAGTCAGCGTTGGATGAGGAAGACGACGACTACGCCGCCGCGCCCGAAGACGACGCGGAAGAGTAGAACGCCTGCCCGCACGGGCAGAGTCCGGCGATACAGGAATCGGCAATGAACCAAGACGAAGCGAGAGCCATCGAATCCCAAAACATGTTCGCGGTGTACGCGAAGATTCGTCAGCCCATGGTCATCACGCGCGGCGACGGCGCGTACGTCTGGGATTCCGAGGGTAATCGCTACCTTGACCTGGTGGCTGGCGGGCGGGCGGTGACCGCGCTCGGCCATTGCCCGGCGCCGGTGGTGCAAGCCATCTGCGAGCAGGCGGGCCGCCTCCTCCACATGTCCAACGATTTCTACACCGAGCCGCAGTTGGAGCTGGCGCACCTGCTCGGTCAGGTCTGCCACTGCACACGCGCCTTCTTCTGCAACAGCGGCGCCGAGGCGAATGAGGCGGCCATCAAGCTCGCCCGCAAGCACGCCCGCGTCAACTACGGCCCCGATAAGACGGAAATCGTGACCATGCTCAAGTCCTTCCACGGGCGCACCATGACGACCCTCGCCGCCACCGGCCAGCCGAAATACCACGGCGATTTCCAGCCGCTCATGCCCGGGTTCAAGCATGTCGAATTCAACAACGTCGAGGCGCTGCACGCGGCGGTGGACGACCGCACGTGCGCGGTCATGCTCGAACCAGTACTGGGAGAGAGCGGCGTGTACCCGGCGACTCCCGAATTCATGACGGCGTGCCGCGAGGCGTGTGACCGATACGGCGCTCTGCTCATTCTCGACGAGGTGCAGACCGGTCTCGGCCGCACCGGCAAGCTGTTCGCCTACGAGCACTACGACGCCAGGCCGGATGCGATCACTCTCGCCAAGGCGCTCGGCAGCGGCATGCCGATCGGGGCGATGCTGGCGACCGACGAGGCCGCGCAGGCGTTCGTGCCCGGCGACCACGCATCGAGCTTCGGCGGGGGCGCGCTCGCAGCCGCGGCGGCGCTCGCCGGAGTCCGCGCGATCATCGAGGGCGGGGTCGTCGAGAACGCGCGCGACATCGGCGCGCACTTCGCAGCCGGCCTCAAGCGCCTCGCGGAACAGCACCCCGTCGTGACTGAAGTGCGCGGCCTGGGCATGATGGCCGCGGCGGACCTAGGGGATCCGGTGGCCTCGCACGTGCGGTCCGCATGCCTGCGGCGCGGCGTGCTGATCCAGATCGTCGGCGACTCCATGCTGCGCTTCATCCCGCCGTTGATCCTGACCGCCGCGCAGGCCGACGCAGGACTCAGCGCGCTCGACGAGGCCTTGGCGGAGGCGGCTGCGGCCTGAGCGCATGCTCCGCCCGACAGGAGCAGACGACGCTCTGCGCGTAACCGTTGCTGTTGATATCATGTCCGATTCGCTCGCCATAGCCGCCGTCGTGATCCTGGCGCTCCTGCTGCTGAGCGTCATGCTCGTCACCAGGCTCAGCGCAGGCGGCTTGCCGGCTCGCCGCATAAACATGCTGATCGGCGAGTTGTGGGTGGTCGTCGGCGCCGCCGTCGCCCTGCTCATGACCATGGGGAAGATGCTCGGCCCACCGGGCGACGTGTCCGGCGGACTCGGCGTGGAAATGCAGGATCTCGGGCGTAGATTCACAGCACTCGGCAAGTCCCAGGTGCTTTTTGGGGCCGGCGCGGTGGTGGCGCTCTATCTGTTCGTGCATCTCCTGTACTCGATCAACCGGGCGATGCGCTCCGCACCGCCGCCGTGAACCGTCAGTCTGGTCACCCGCCGCGAGCGGTCGGCGGCGAACGACAACGGCATAAAGGCACCGAGGAGGGGGAGATCGCCCATCCAGGAATCCCGATCCGGACTTCGTGCCTCGGCGGTTCCTGCGACAGAGTATCAAGGAGGACCACATGGCAAAGGTTGCGCTTGCGTATTCAGGAGGATTGGATACCTCCGTCGCCGTCAGATGGCTCCAGGAGGAGCGCGGCTTCGACGTCATCGCGGTCGCGGTTGATGTCGGCGAGCAGCGGGACTACGAGGCCATCCGCAAGAAGGCGCTCGACATCGGCGCGGTGGAGTCAGTGGTCATAGACGCCAAAGAGGACTTCGCACGCGACTACGTCTTTCGCGGGCTCAAGGCCAACGCGATGTATGAGGCCAAGTACCCCGTCGCCACCGCGATGGCGCGCCCGCTCATCGCCAAGATCGTCGGCCAGGTCGCGCGCGACAACGGCGCGCAGGCGGTCGCCCACGGCTGCACCGGCAAGGGCAACGATCAGGTGCGCTTCGACGTCACCTTCGGCGTGCTCTACCCGGAGATGGAGATCATCGCCCCGTTCCGCGAGTGGCGCGTGAGCCGCGAGGAGGAAATGGACTGGGCGCGCGAGCGCAATGTCCCGGTGCCGACGGACAAGGCGAGGCCGTACAGCACGGATGTCAACCTGTGGGGTCGCAGCATCGAGTGCGGCGTCCTCGAAGACCCGTGGCAGGAGCCGCCTGCCGATGTCTTCGAGTGGACGCGCGCGCCCGAGGACGCCCCCGCCGCGCCCGCCTACGTCGAGATCGGCTTCGAGCACGGCGTGCCGGTGTCGCTCGACGGCAAGGCTCACTCCGGCGCGGAGCTGATCGCGGCGCTCAACTCCCTCGCGGGCGAGCACGGCGTCNNNNNNNNNNNNNNNNNNNNNNNNNNNNNNNNNNNNNNNNNNNNNNNNNNNNNNNNNNNNNNNNNNNNNNNNNNNNNNNNNNNNNNNNNNNNNNNNNNNNACGCGGCGAGATGACGTCGTCGGCGAGGCGCCGCAGCCGTACTAGGGGCAGGTTGCTGGAGACCGCCAACTGCATGATCGCCCTCGCTTCGAGGTCAACTCGCGAGATCACCGGCCGCTCGGCATCCTCAGGCAGGATGCGCTCGACGGGCGCCACCTTGTCGCGGATATCCTGTGCGGCGACGTCGGGATCCACTCCGACCTCGAACTCCACCACGACTACGCTGACGCCCTCCGACGAATAGGAGTCGATTTGCTTGACGTTGCGGGTGGTGGCGACCGCGTCCTCTATGCGCTTGGTGATCTCGGTCTCGATCTCTCGCGGCCCGGCGCCAGGGTACACGACGGTAGCCGTGACGAAAGGAATCTTGAGGTTGGGCAGCAGATCCATCCCGAGACGGAAGTAACTGATGAAGCCGACCACCACCAGGGCCAGCATCACCATCGCGATCAGGATCGGGCGGCGTACTGAGAGGCCCCAAACAGACATTAGCTCCCTCCCGTCACTCGCACCGCATCGCCGTCGCGTAAGGTGTCATGCCCCGCGACGACCACCGCATCGCCGGGCGTGACGCCGGCGAGCGCCTGCGCCAGATCCCCCTGCTCGACGCCGAGCTTGACCGCCACGCGATGTGCCTTGCCCGCGCGCACGACGAACACCGCCGCCCCGTCCCCCTCGCGCACCACCGCAGACCGCGGCACCGCGGTGACGCCGGGCAGACGTTCGAGCGTGATCGCGCAGCGCGCGAACATCCCCGACTTGAGCCGCCCCTGCGGATTCGGGATGCGCACTCTGACGTGGAACATTCTCGTTTCGACCTCAGCCGCCGGCAGGATCTCCGTGACCCGGCCGGCGAAGGTTTCCCCGGGATAGGCGTCCACGGTCACCTCGACCGACTGCCCCGGGCGCACATTGCGCACGTCGTCCTCGCCCACTTTCGCTTTGACGTAGACCTGACGGTTGTCAACCACGGCCAGCAGCGGCTGGCTCGGCACGACGGTCTGACCGGGATCCACCTCGCGCTGGGCCACCTCGCCTCCTAGCGCGCTCCGGATCACCGTGTTGTCGAGCATCACCTGCGCCGCCTGCAGCGCCGCTCGCGCTTGGGCAACGCCGGCCGCGGCCTGGTTGACCTGCTCGCGTGCGGCACGAATGTCCTCGGCGCGAGCGCCCTCGTTGACGATGCTCAACTGCTGCTCCGCCACCCGGACGCCGGCATCCGCTTGCTTGACCCGTTCCTCGGCGGCCTTGATCTCCTCGGTCCGCGCGCCTTCGCGCACTAGGTCGAGTCGCTCCGCCGCGGTCTGGTACTGCGCCTCGGCGACCTGGTACTGGGTGCGCGCGAGGTCCACTTGCTGCTCCGATATGGCGCCGGCCTTCAGCAGCTCCTCGGCGCGTCGCAGATTCGCCTCGGCGTTGTCGAGCCCCGCCTTGGCCTGGCGCACCGCCTGCTGCGCCTGGGCGCGCTCTTGTTCGCGCGCGCCTTTGCGCAGCGCCTCCAGGCCCGCACGCGCCGCCTCCAGCGCCGCGCGCGCCTGGGCCACGTTGGCCTGGGCTTGCTGCCGCTCCTGGGGACGCGCGCCGGCGAGCGCGAGATCGAGCTGCGCCTGCGCCATGCCGCGCGCCGCCTCCGCCGCCTCTACCGCGGCGCGCGCCTGCGCCACCTGGGCGCGGACGTCGCTGTCGTCGAGTCGCACCACCACCTGCCCCTCAGCCACCCGTTCGCCTTCGTCCACCGTCACCGCGACCACCTTGCCGGGTATCTTGGACGCGAGCGCCGCCTTGCGATCCGGCTCCACACTGCCCGTGACGTTGAGCGCGGCGGCGAGGTCCGCCGTCACGACCGCGGCCGTCTCCACGGGAACGGCGCTTCGCGTTTGCGGCGCCGGTCGGTTCCGCTGCGCCACGATGCGGTGGTAGACGCGCCAGCCGAGCACGGCGACCACGGCGACGACGATGAGCCAGACTAGAGTCCGAGTTCCAGCACCCCTAGGTTTCATGCCTTCCTCTTTATGCTCCGCTTAGTAGAGTGCGCCGCCGTCGCGTCCTCTGGCGCGTGCGCGCCGTGACGCAGCAGTTCCAGGGTGTGAGCGACGACCGCGTCGGTCGAGAACCGACGGCGCCTGGTCAGGCGCTCCATGAAAAAGATGTGAATCATGCCGAACAGCGAGAACGCCGTCAGCCGCGAGTCGAGCCCCTGAAACTCCCCCGCCGCCTCGCCCTCCTGGAACAGCGCGCGCGCCGACGCCAGGCTGTCGTGCAGGTAGCGCTGAATCGGCAGCCCGAGCTGCTCCTGCTCTCCAGTCCCCGTCATCTCGCGAAACACGATGCGCACCAGGTTGTGCCGGGTCACCAGCAACTCGCAGTACGAGCGCACGAACCGCTCGACACGCTGCCACGCCCCGCCCGGCGCCCGATTCGCGTCCGCGAGCAGGGCCAGCACCTCCTCGAGGCCGCAGTGAATAATGGCCCAGTAGAGATCGCGCTTGTTCTTGAAGTAGTAGTAGAGCAGCGCCCGGTTAACCCGCGCCGCCTCCGCAATCTGGCCGACGGAAGTCGCGGAGTAGCCCTGGTCGGCAAACAGGCGCTCCGCGGCCTCCATGATGCGCTCCTTGGCGCCGGCCTGCTCGTCTTGCTGGATGGGCGACTTCGCCACGGTGACCTCGCGGATTTGACGGCAGGCGCCCGGCTCCGACTGCCGGGCGTCTGCGACTGCGCCACGACCCAATGCTAAACCAA
Proteins encoded in this region:
- the deoC gene encoding deoxyribose-phosphate aldolase, with the translated sequence MFSRVALAKMIDHSLLRPEATEEEIVAFCEESRREHFATVMVYPCWLTVAARCLRDSDVKLGTVVGFPFGATTTACKVFEAKHAITTYASELDMVVNIGALKSGNLDSVRRDIEEVVTAAEMTRLTANGEEVLVKVILETGLTTREEQEKVCRIVQEVRAHFVKTSTGFGPRGASVEDIRFLRQAVGRDIGIKAAGGIRTYKQTLEFINAGADRIGTSSGVAILGGYDKVEEPIAEEALGKE
- the mgtE gene encoding magnesium transporter produces the protein MAEGDKGETLTQQLAELLSAGRTAEAAQLLAVSHPVDAAATLEDLPEEMRQTAFALLSDERAGEVLDEADDEVASELVSALTTERASDIVEEMPSDEAADLLADLPEERAEELLSAMEADDAARARELLQYDETSAGGQMASEFVAVPEDLTVGEVTERLRELIPKAEFAYYVYVVDAEGHLRGVTSLRELLTAEPQQPVSEMMRRDLIWVSPEVDQEEAARVVARYDLLAVPVLAADGRMVGMITVDDVAEVMEEEAEEDVHQMWGAEVGGGKSLREAPLKALLSRTPSLAAGLAAGLVGAALVRMYDEVLAPQLIVALLVPLLLLVTGATSSQATSSVARATLPLVADPAEPWRSVSREMKVAVVLSAIAGACALAAAAIWGGPLAVAWAIGIATALATAAASMVGWLAPLVWARLGGQGTAAAWFARATADVAALVVYFAAAAYLLTRGVGAVQG
- a CDS encoding N-acetyl-gamma-glutamyl-phosphate reductase translates to MIRVGIAGATGYGGVELVRLLKQHPQVELAYLTSETYSGKRMDEVYPHLHGVTVELHGLDPDRLAHESEVAFLALPSGQAMELVPPLLAKGKRVIDLSADHRLRDAAAYPRWYGVEHPHPELLVEAVYGLPELHRAAMREARLVAAPGCYPSGAILAMAPLVSAGLVNADKLIVDSKSGVSGAGRTALELAYHYPEANEDVSAYKVASHRHTPEMEQELSAIAGSPVTVTFSPHLVPMTRGIATAAYAPLCRPAAAGELIEEMRRFYAREPFIQVLDEKTYPHTKHTAGWNLCQVTARVDERTGIAITLSALDNLGKGLSGACVQCFNIMCGFEEATAISEPGPYP
- the argJ gene encoding bifunctional glutamate N-acetyltransferase/amino-acid acetyltransferase ArgJ; amino-acid sequence: MRQELAACPDHRACRLSGAFYCRETHVATEDNEDIEPGGVSPLLWHALDGEGVTAAEGFSAASVACGLKESEAHDLAVVFSDREAAAAGVFTSNQVKAAPVLLSQARVASGRAQAVVINSGNANACTGEQGRLDAEEMAALAAEKLGVDADLVLVASTGHIGHPLPMDALRSGIPAACAALSPSGGPQAARAIITTDTRPKEMALEMELAGARVRLGGMAKGAGMICPAMATMICVITTDAGIEARNLDLALRWAVDRSFNCITVDGDMSTNDTVLVLANGASGAQVLKEEDRRKFQRALDFITARLARAIVADGEGATKTIQVHVSGTKEYEQARRVAMAIANSPLVKTALYGGDPNWGRIMGAAGAAGVEFDPGAADLSLAGIPVVGAGAPLPFDEKGAAQAVSEREITIHLDLHAGPQSATVYTCDLSEEYVRINAHYTT
- the argB gene encoding acetylglutamate kinase, translated to MTEDLQQRANTLIEALPYLREYWGATMVIKYGGAAMVEPQLQAMVLQDVVLLRYVGMNPVLVHGGGPEISDMMRRLGKEPVFVRGLRVTDAETMDIVEMALMGRINQDLVAAVHAAGGKAVGFSGKHGGMLTVTKQAGEVDLGFVGAIERVDPTLIRTISEQGYIPVIAPIGLGEDGQTYNINADVAAGSIAGALQATKLIVLSDVPGILADAQDVSTLVSSLTTEQARQMIAERKVESGMIPKVEACLDALAQGVPRCHIIDGRAPHALLMEIFTDVGIGTMVLP
- a CDS encoding zinc ribbon domain-containing protein, which translates into the protein MPIYEYSCDECRRRFSALVGVVAGDKGVECPRCGGNKLTKLVSRFSSFREDTDLDDLADLDDADDDPRALRRWARKMGREFGDDLGDDFEDEVESALDEEDDDYAAAPEDDAEE
- a CDS encoding aspartate aminotransferase family protein, encoding MNQDEARAIESQNMFAVYAKIRQPMVITRGDGAYVWDSEGNRYLDLVAGGRAVTALGHCPAPVVQAICEQAGRLLHMSNDFYTEPQLELAHLLGQVCHCTRAFFCNSGAEANEAAIKLARKHARVNYGPDKTEIVTMLKSFHGRTMTTLAATGQPKYHGDFQPLMPGFKHVEFNNVEALHAAVDDRTCAVMLEPVLGESGVYPATPEFMTACREACDRYGALLILDEVQTGLGRTGKLFAYEHYDARPDAITLAKALGSGMPIGAMLATDEAAQAFVPGDHASSFGGGALAAAAALAGVRAIIEGGVVENARDIGAHFAAGLKRLAEQHPVVTEVRGLGMMAAADLGDPVASHVRSACLRRGVLIQIVGDSMLRFIPPLILTAAQADAGLSALDEALAEAAAA
- a CDS encoding argininosuccinate synthase, with amino-acid sequence MAKVALAYSGGLDTSVAVRWLQEERGFDVIAVAVDVGEQRDYEAIRKKALDIGAVESVVIDAKEDFARDYVFRGLKANAMYEAKYPVATAMARPLIAKIVGQVARDNGAQAVAHGCTGKGNDQVRFDVTFGVLYPEMEIIAPFREWRVSREEEMDWARERNVPVPTDKARPYSTDVNLWGRSIECGVLEDPWQEPPADVFEWTRAPEDAPAAPAYVEIGFEHGVPVSLDGKAHSGAELIAALNSLAGEHGV
- a CDS encoding efflux RND transporter permease subunit, which translates into the protein MSVWGLSVRRPILIAMVMLALVVVGFISYFRLGMDLLPNLKIPFVTATVVYPGAGPREIETEITKRIEDAVATTRNVKQIDSYSSEGVSVVVVEFEVGVDPDVAAQDIRDKVAPVERILPEDAERPVISRVDLEARAIMQLAVSSNLPLVRLRRLADDVISPR